The Anaerolineae bacterium DNA window AAGGAGTGCAGAATTCATTCTGCCTCTGCCAAAAAGCGGAATAAATTCCGCACTCCAGGGGTAGTCTCAACTCAAATGAAACACACCTAAATGAAATATATATCTACCGCTGCCCCTTCTTGCTACCGACACGCCACGGAAAGGACCAAGACACAATGACCGACCCGGAGCAGACCAGATTCATCATCAAGAAAAAACTGGGCGCGGGCGCAATGGGCGATGTTTGGCTGGCTACCGATACCCTGCTCAATCGCCCGGTGGCCCTGAAATATCTAAAAACCGATCAGGAAGAGACGCCTTCCGAGGAGTCCGTTCTCTCAGAAGCACGGATGTTGGCCAGCTTGAATCACCCCTCTATCACCGCTATTTACGATGCCATTTTTGACGAAAATCAGAACAGCTTTTGCCTGGTGATGGAATACGTGGAGGGAAAGTCCCTGGCCGACCTCATTGCCGGCTGGTCCGGCCCGCTGCCGCTAGAAATCATCCTGGAGGTCGCCATTGGCGTTTTGCAGGGGTTGGATTACGCGCACCAAAAAGGCATTGTCCACCGCGACGTCAAGCCGGATAACGTGATGATGCAAAAAGAGGGGGTCAAGCTGATGGATTTTGGCGTGGCCGGCCTTATGTCGCTGCTGGCCGAGGGCACGGAATTTATGGCCGGCACCCCGGCCTATATGTCGCCCGAACAAATCCAGGGCGAACCAACCGATGGCCGAGCCGACCTTTATGCGGTAGGGGTGATGCTTTTTGAGATGGTTACCGGCGGGCATTATCCTTTTACCTTCAACAACCGTGAGGAACTGTTTGACGCCCATCTGGACCAGCCGCCTCGCCCGGTGCGAGAGTTTGCCCCCCATACACCGCTGGCATTGGAACGCGCCATTTTGCGGCTGCTGGCCAAAGAACCGGCCGGCCGCTATCCTTCCGCCGAAGCAGCCGTCCAAACCTTGCGCTCAATCCAGGCCCGGCAAAAATTCAGCCAGGCGCACCTTGATCTGCTGGACCCGGAAGCCAAACCGCTGGTTGGGCGAGCCGAACAACTCAGCCAGCTCCAAACCGCCTGGACGGAATGTCAAAAAACAGCCACCCCCGGCCTGCTTTTGGTAAAAGGTGAAATGGGTATCGGCAAAAGCAAATTGGTGACGGAATTTTTGGGCCGACATGTGGTAGAGCAAGGCTTTGCGGCCCTGGTGGGTCGTTGTGATGAGTCTGGCGCGCCTTACGCTCCATTTGCCCAAATATTGGCCACAATCATGGACAAACAATTGGCTCCATCAAGCCTCACCCCAGGCCAGGTAGACCGGCTGCTCAAACAAATTCCCGGCCTGACCCGCCTGCTGAGTGTCTCCGATCCCCCGGCAAACAAGGCCGAGGCCGGAGCATCTATTTCTCCGGCAACCACCACCGCCGGATTATGGCAATCGTTGAGCGGCAAAGTGCCTGAAAGCGCGCCGGGCGACCCCTGGCAAACTCAGTGGCAATTTTTTGCCGCGATCCTGTCTATTTTCACCGGGATCGGCCCTATGGTGATTTTTTTGGAAAATGCCACGTTTCTGGATGAAGCCAGCGTCACCTTGATCCGGTTTTTAATCCGGCAGGGGCAGTTGCCGCTGCTGCTGCTGGCTGCCTGTCGAGATACCAAAGCGGCGCTGCCGTGGCTCGACTCTTTTGCCGCCGCCGAATACCAGGTGCTGCAGGCGCCGCCTTTATCGCCGCCGGCCGTGGGCGAACAATTGACCCATTTGAGCGGGGGAGGGTTGCCGGGGGAAGTGATTGAGTTGATTGTCGAGCGCAGTCAGGGCAATCCATTTCAGGTGGAAGAAATTTTTCAACAATTTGTTGACACCCGGGAATTACGCCAGGACGAAAACGGTCAATGGTTTTACGCGCCAACAAAAATACAAGCGCCAGCCGATGCTTTTTTACCCCAATCTGTCTTGAGTGGTTTCACCCGGCAAATAGAAAAACTGCCGGAAGATGATCGCCAGGCGTTGGCTATGGCGGCGCTGCTTGAACCAGGCTCCGAATTTAATTTTGCCGCCTGGGTAGCGCTGCTGGGAGGCGAAACAAAACAGGCTTTGGCCCAAAGGGTGTTGGATGACGCCCTCAAAAAGCGACTTCTCCGCCAGGTGGGCGATCAGCGCTACACTTTTCGCCCACCAGACCTGGCCAAAGCATTGGCGGCAACGCTGACCCAACCTCGCCAGCAGAACTTGCATCATCAAATAGCCCAATTTTTCCAGGGGAAACAGGTAGACCCTTTCCTGGTAGGGTATCATTACGAAAAGGCCGGGTTGGTGTCTGAGGCTGCGCATCACCTGGAAACAGCCGGAACCAGAGCCGCGGCCGGCAATGCCATTGATACGGCCATTGTTTATTACAACCGGGCCGCCACCCTGGTTGAATCGCTTTCTGCCTACAAAGCGTTGGGAGAGCTTTATCGCCAAAAAGGGAAAAGGGCGGATTCCGTGCGAGTGCTGCAACGCGCCCTGCACTTGGCCGAAGAGACGGGCAATCTGAACGAAATGGCCCAGATACTCAACAGCTCTGCCTTTTCTCTTTGGTTGTCCGACCGCTATAAAGAGGCTTACCAACACGCGGCGGCTGTGTTAAAACTGCCCGGGGTGTCGCAGGTAGAACGCGCTGCGGCGCAATCTCATTTGGGCATGATTGCCTGGCTGGTGGGTCGCCTGGCCGAAGCCGAGACGTGGTGTCAAAAATCGGCAGAGGCTTTGCACAAGAGCGGCGATGAGGCGGGTTTGGCCGCAGCCTACAGCCGGTTGGGATTGGTGCATCTCTCCCAGGGTAAATTGGCTGAGGCCGAAGCTATTTCCCAACGTTCGTTAGAAATGCGCCAAAATTTGGGGGATGAATGGGGCCAGGCTTATTGTTTAGTAAGTTTGGGCAAAGTGGCCGACGAACGAGGCCAGTTTGACCAGGCCCTGGCCTTCTTTAAATTGGCCCAACAACTTTTTGAAAACGTTCACAGCGACGACGGGCTGATGATTGTCTACGCCAATCAAGGCCGCGCTATTTTGCACCAGGGTCGGCCTGATGAAGCGCTGCCCCGGCTGGCTAAAGCTTTGCAGTTAGCCAAAGAACGCGGCAAACCCAGCGTCCACGTTCTGAGCGATATTTATCTACTCATTACCCAGGCCAGTTTGGCCCAGGGCAAAATTGACCGGGCCAGGGCCGCCGCCGATGATGCCCTGAAGCTGGTAGAGACCGGCGGGAACCAGGAACATATCGCCCAGGCCCAAGCCGTGTTGGGCCAAATCCATTCGGCCCAGGGCGATTTGGCTGCGGCTGAAGCCATGTATCAAAGGGCTTTGACCCTGTTTGAACAGGTCGGCAGCCGGGCCAGGCTGGCCCGCGCCCAATTGAGTTATGCCCAATTTTTACAACAACAGGGGCAGACAAATAGAGCAACAACAATAGAGCAACAGGCGCGGGCCGAAGCCGAGAAAATAGGGCTGCGTTTTTTTTAGCTTATTCCTCCACCTTGATTGTGTGTTCCTTGACCCAATTCCAATCCACTTCGATACCCAAACCGGGCGCAGCCCACGGTTGGGCATAACCTTCCGCGTCAATCTCGTTTGAGGCGTCCCTGATTCCCGGCGGCTGGTGGAACGTTTCGGGGATCAAACGTTCAAAATATTTGGAGTTGTAAATGGCGCAGGCCGCATGCAGCGAGGCAATTGAACCGCCGTGAAGGGCGCACATCATGCCATAACCTTCACAAATATGGGCCGTTTTCATCACCCCGGTAAAACCGCCTTTATACGTGTCTAACGGGCCGGTCAGGATAATGTCGGCGGCGCCGGCCCTGATCTGGGCCAGGGCGTCCCAGGGACCGCCATGCGTGGCCTCGGCCACGGCCAGGGGAATATCCAGGGTGTCGGCCAGCCGGGCCAGGG harbors:
- a CDS encoding tetratricopeptide repeat protein, yielding MTDPEQTRFIIKKKLGAGAMGDVWLATDTLLNRPVALKYLKTDQEETPSEESVLSEARMLASLNHPSITAIYDAIFDENQNSFCLVMEYVEGKSLADLIAGWSGPLPLEIILEVAIGVLQGLDYAHQKGIVHRDVKPDNVMMQKEGVKLMDFGVAGLMSLLAEGTEFMAGTPAYMSPEQIQGEPTDGRADLYAVGVMLFEMVTGGHYPFTFNNREELFDAHLDQPPRPVREFAPHTPLALERAILRLLAKEPAGRYPSAEAAVQTLRSIQARQKFSQAHLDLLDPEAKPLVGRAEQLSQLQTAWTECQKTATPGLLLVKGEMGIGKSKLVTEFLGRHVVEQGFAALVGRCDESGAPYAPFAQILATIMDKQLAPSSLTPGQVDRLLKQIPGLTRLLSVSDPPANKAEAGASISPATTTAGLWQSLSGKVPESAPGDPWQTQWQFFAAILSIFTGIGPMVIFLENATFLDEASVTLIRFLIRQGQLPLLLLAACRDTKAALPWLDSFAAAEYQVLQAPPLSPPAVGEQLTHLSGGGLPGEVIELIVERSQGNPFQVEEIFQQFVDTRELRQDENGQWFYAPTKIQAPADAFLPQSVLSGFTRQIEKLPEDDRQALAMAALLEPGSEFNFAAWVALLGGETKQALAQRVLDDALKKRLLRQVGDQRYTFRPPDLAKALAATLTQPRQQNLHHQIAQFFQGKQVDPFLVGYHYEKAGLVSEAAHHLETAGTRAAAGNAIDTAIVYYNRAATLVESLSAYKALGELYRQKGKRADSVRVLQRALHLAEETGNLNEMAQILNSSAFSLWLSDRYKEAYQHAAAVLKLPGVSQVERAAAQSHLGMIAWLVGRLAEAETWCQKSAEALHKSGDEAGLAAAYSRLGLVHLSQGKLAEAEAISQRSLEMRQNLGDEWGQAYCLVSLGKVADERGQFDQALAFFKLAQQLFENVHSDDGLMIVYANQGRAILHQGRPDEALPRLAKALQLAKERGKPSVHVLSDIYLLITQASLAQGKIDRARAAADDALKLVETGGNQEHIAQAQAVLGQIHSAQGDLAAAEAMYQRALTLFEQVGSRARLARAQLSYAQFLQQQGQTNRATTIEQQARAEAEKIGLRFF